The following is a genomic window from Desulfurococcaceae archaeon.
GGAGAGCTTAAAGCGATATGTAAATGTGTATTTAATTTTCAGCATTATAACTTCACTAATAGGTGTAGTACTAGGGGCTCTACTAGTAAATGTGGATCCCTACTCGGCATTCCCATGGCTACTCGCAACTTTATTAGCGTTTCTTACGTCGCTGGTAGGGGTAATTAGACTCAGGGGCATTAGTGAACCTTACAGGTATGGAGTTGTATCTATACAGCACATCTGGTGGGTAGCCTCAGTGGGATTTGCCGGCGTAATGTTCTATCCAGCCGATTACTTTAGGAGAGTTGGAGGCGTGGAAAGTACCATAATGTCTGTGATTAGTGCGATATGGCTAGTATGGGGACTTTACCTGATCTACGCCGTCCACAAGGAAACTAAAGCCCCGGTAGCGCCCTAAATTCCCTCTAAATCCCCGTTAATTTTTACTACATATACTTCCTCGCCTTCCAGTACCACTCAGGCAAGCTTGAGAAGGCAATTAGAAATAGGCTATTAGTAGTTAGTATTTAAGTACTCCACTGTTAAAGAGTACTAGGGGTAGTGTGATGTTAAGGCTCCGGACTAGACAAGACGTAGAAGACTTTGTACGTGGATGCACCTTCTTCGGCACCGGTGGGGGAGGATCACCGCAAGTAGGGCTTAGAATACTTCTTGAAGACCTAGAGAAATACGGGGAAATCGTAGTACATGACGTCAATAGCATTAGAGACGACGCATACGTGGTAACTCCTTACTTAATGGGCTCGATAGCCCCTAAGACCCCGGAAGTTGTAGCGAAAATGACTTCTTTGGGCCTGGTAAAGAGAATTGGAATTGCTGATAGAATACTAGCATACGCCGTTCTTGAACTAGAGAAGTACCTTGGTGTTGAGTTTGAAGGAGTGGTGGCCATAGAGCTAGGAGGTGGGAATACTCCCAGCCCCGTTGACGTCGCCGTAACGCTCGGCAAGATGATCGTCGACGGCGATTATGCTGGAAGAGCCATCCCTGAAATAGATCAAATAACTCCATACCTCTACGACATACCGCCATATCCCGCTGCATATGTTGACGAGTATGGAAACAAGACAGTGGTGTCTAAGGCAATAAACTACTTGATGGCCGAGAGGATCGGTAAATTGATAAGCGTTGCGTCCTTCGGGCTCGTGGGAGGGGCTTCATTCGCGATCACCGGTAAGGAGATGAAGAAAATCATCATCCCCGGCACATTGTCAGAATCATACATTATAGGTAAAACACTGAGAGAGGCTGTAGAAGCCGGTAAGGACCCGGCAGTAGAAGTGGCTAAAAAGGCAAACGGCTACGTGCTCTTCAGAGGAATAGTGACGAAAAAGGACTGGGAAGACAGAGAAGGGTACATGTGGGGCACAACGTACATTAAGGGAGTAGAGGAGTTTGAGGGTCGCGAGGCGAAGATCTTCTTTAAGAACGAGAACCACATCATGTGGTTCGACGACAAAGTCCTCGCCACTAGCCCAGACATAATAGAGGTCATTGACGCGAAGACAGGAGAGCCCATAACTAACACCGATCTAAAGGAGGGGATGAAGGTGTCCGTCGTAGGCCTCAAAGGCCGTGAACAGTTCAGAACACCTAAAGGCCTAGAGGTCTTGGGGCCGCGTCACTTTGGCTTCGATATAGACTACATACCTATAGAAAAAAGAGTGTTAGACTTCCCCGTAATAAGGCCGTAAGGCATGCCGCAGGGTAAACTTACTTTTTTATAAATAAAATAAATAAACTTTATATTTTTTAATAACCTACTTAACGCGCGTGGTTTTTCTTCAGGCTAGAATACGATGCGAAGATACCCAACATAGTCATAGCCCCGGGTCTATTTACATTCTTCAACGTACAGTTTAAGCCCTTCAACTCTCACGACTCTAACCTTACTTCCCGCCGGAATGATGCCTCTAGTGGAGTACGCTGTCCAGTCTTCTCCGAGAACGTAGGCTGTGCCCGGCACGTTCTCGGAAATGTCCGTCTTTGCTACGCCTTCTGCCCTGATGAGCCTCTCCTGAATGCTTGCGCGCTTCATTTTCACGGCTTTTGCCGCGTTTACGGCTATGAATAGGAATAGGCCGGTGAGTGCGGCTAAACCGCCCGCAACGCTGTAAATAACGCCGGTAACTGTTTCACGTGGAGTGCTTGTAAAGGTTAACGCAAAGCCTATCGTAGTCAAAATTACACCGGCTATACCGAAGGCTCCGAAGCCCGGTGTAAACAACTCTACTGCAAGCAGTACTGCACCAGAGAGCACTAATGTGAGGTGTAGCATTTCAACTGGTATGAGCACCATCGAGTACAGCGCGAAGACTATTAATAAAACACCCGCTACCGCGTAGCCCTGGAAGCCGGTTGTGAAAACCTCGGCCAATATTAGTATTATCCCAGCGAACAGCATTAATTGGGATATCAGGGGGTTGGAGATGACGGAG
Proteins encoded in this region:
- a CDS encoding DUF917 domain-containing protein; translation: MLRLRTRQDVEDFVRGCTFFGTGGGGSPQVGLRILLEDLEKYGEIVVHDVNSIRDDAYVVTPYLMGSIAPKTPEVVAKMTSLGLVKRIGIADRILAYAVLELEKYLGVEFEGVVAIELGGGNTPSPVDVAVTLGKMIVDGDYAGRAIPEIDQITPYLYDIPPYPAAYVDEYGNKTVVSKAINYLMAERIGKLISVASFGLVGGASFAITGKEMKKIIIPGTLSESYIIGKTLREAVEAGKDPAVEVAKKANGYVLFRGIVTKKDWEDREGYMWGTTYIKGVEEFEGREAKIFFKNENHIMWFDDKVLATSPDIIEVIDAKTGEPITNTDLKEGMKVSVVGLKGREQFRTPKGLEVLGPRHFGFDIDYIPIEKRVLDFPVIRP